The window TGGATGAGGCCCAGGAACTTGCGAGGAAAGAAACCTACCTGGTCAAACTCAGGGAACAGGCAACGACCGCCTACAATGAAACCAAAAATTATGAAAACGGCATGAACGACGCTGAAAAAGCCATCAATACCATCCTCGAAGTCAGAACCCGGCAGGATGCCGCCGCCGCGGATTTCATGAAAAACTGCAACGACTATCTGGAAACCCAGAACACGGCGGCCTTTGCCTCCGCTAACAAAAACGACATGAACGATGTGACGGAACGTATCCGGAAAAACATTCATATCAACAATGTCATTGATCTGGGGAACGCTGTCCGGCTGGCGAACGCCAATGGGCAACTGATGGACAATGAAACGCTGATCACCAATGTCATGGGGAATTTCGACAAGATCGAAGACGAACTGCGCAAACTGGACCCCATCACCAGAAATACGGAAAACATCCGGCAAATCGCCAATATCCGCAAATCAGGCGCTGAATACAAAAAAGCTATGCAGGAATTGCTGGTGGCCATGGTCAAAGTGGATGAACTGCGAGACAGCATGATGCAGGAAGGAATCAAGGTGATCGGTGCCGCTTCCTCGACCTCCGATGCCGGGATTCATGAAACCAATAACATTGCTGATGAAGCCTATGCCAACCTGAAATCCGCCGCCAGCACAGTCATCATCGGTCTGGTGGTTGCGGTCATCATTGGCCTGCTGATCGCGATCTTCCTGACCCGTCTGGTCACTGTGCCCATCTTTGCCGGTGTCAAATTTGCCACCGATTTGTCCAAAGGGGATCTGACCACACAACTGGATGTGCATCAGGGCGATGAAATCGGACAACTGGCTGACGCGATGCGTGAAATGGCAACCCAGTTGAAAGATATTGTGGGGACAGTCAAATCCGCTTCCGATAATGTGTCTTCAGGCAGTCAGGAACTCAGTAGTTCAGCACAGGGACTGTCTCAGGGAGCCACGGAGCAGGCCGCGTCTGTGGAAGAAGTCTCTTCCTCCATGGAGCAGATGAGTGCCAACATTCAGCAAAACGCTGACAATGCCCAACAAACTGATAAAATTGCCACCAAAGCTTCGACTGATGCTCTGGAAAGTGGAAATGCCGTGACCAAAGCGGTGGGCGCCATGAAAGAAATCGCCAGCAAAATTTCCATCATTGAAGAAATCGCACGCCAAACCAACCTGCTGGCCTTGAACGCGGCCATTGAAGCGGCGCGGGCCGGTGAGCACGGAAAAGGTTTCGCGGTGGTCGCTTCGGAAGTCAGAAAACTGGCGGAACGCAGTCAGTCCGCGGCAGGAGAAATCACCAAACTGTCACAATCCAGCACAGCGATTTCAGAACAGGCTGGTGAAATGCTGACTCAATTGGTGCCAGACATTCAGAAAACAGCGGAACTGGTCCAGGAAATCAACGCTTCCAGCAATGAACAACGCTCTGGGGCGGAACAAATCAATCAGGCGATTCAGCAGTTGGACCGTGTGGTTCAGCAAAACGCTTCGGCGTCGGAACAAATGGCCTCCACCGCTGAAGAATTGTCTTCTCAGGCAGTTCAACTTCAGGAAGCCATGTCCTTTTTCAGACTGGATGAACGCGGGTCCAGAAAGCCCGCGGCCAAAACCGTCGCTAAAAAACCTCAAACGCAGATTGCGCATATTCCTCCCAAATCAAAACCGCTTGCCATTCCGGCTAAAACACACAAGGCGGCGCCACCCGCGGAGACTGGCGGTAGCAAGGGTAGTGGAATTCAACTGAATCTGCATGATGACACGGATGATCACGAATTTGAGCGCTTCTAAGGAGAGGATTATGACTGAAGATATAACACAAACACAATACCTGACGTTTGTTCTGGACAGTGAGGAATTCGCTCTGGAGATTGGCAAGGTCAGGGAAGTGCTGGAAGTGACCAGTATCACCAAAGTTCCGCAAATGCCGGGATTTATGTGCGGAGTGATCAATTTGCGCGGCAGTGTTGTGCCGGTGATCGACATGCGGATGAAATTTGGTCTGCATCAGACCGAAATGACGGTCAACACCTGCATCATCATTGTGGAAATCCTGATCGGAAAAGAACGAACCATCATTGGGGCCATGGTGGATTCGGTCAAGGAAGTGATGGAAATCGAACCGTCACAAATCCAGCCACCGCCGAAGATTGGCACAAAACTGGATACGGAGTTCATCAAGGGCATGGGCAAACACAACGAGGGCTTCCTGATTCTTCTGGATATCGACCGCGTCTTCTCAGTGGATGAACTCAGCATGGTTTCCGGACTCTCCGGCGCTGATGCTGAAATGGTGATGTAGTCCGATTCATGCTCATGATTTATTGTCACATCCCCCACCCCCCTTCAAAGGGGGATTTATTCTGAAAGCGACAATAAAATGTTCCTTTGAAAATTAAATTATTCTGGAAGTGACAACTTATTCCCCCTTTGAAGGGGGTTGGGGGATGTAAGGCTCAGAACCACATCCCCCTAACCCCCTTGAACCAAGGGGGAATCGATACTCTGTCCATTATTTCAGGCAATCGCCTCATGGGAAAAAACATTATTCCTTATAACCCCAAACTCAAAGAGTTCGCAAAGGAACTAAGAAAAAACAGTACTCTTTCCGAAGTGTTGTTGTGGAGTCGCCTGAAATCCAGACAAATGCGAGGTTATACCTTTAATCGTCAAAAACCATTGGATCAATACATTGTTGATTTTTATTGTAAACCATTGAATCTCGTCATTGAAATTGATGGATGGAGTCATGACGAAAAATACAACTCCGATATGAGACGACAGAAACACCTGGAATCTTTCGGGTTACATATTCTTCGATTTCATGATCATACTGTTAAAGAAAATATTGAGAATGTGTTAATGGCGATTGATGGATGGATTCAACAAACGGAAAAAACATCACACTAACGCCTAAAGGCAATTGATACTGTCTTTCAGTCTAATCCCCTTCAAGACAATGTTCATATCAAAAAAATCCAAGGAGCGAAATGCACAGATTTATCAGCCTGACTGTCGAGTCTGCCATGACGACAGATGTTCGAGGAATCACCCTTGAAACTTCATTGAAAGAAATTGGACAAATTTTTGAGGAAACAGGTTTTCATATGCTACCTGTCCTTGAAGGAAAGCATCTTTTAGGGGTGGTGAGTGAATATGACTTTTTAAGAGCGTTTATCTTTTCCAATCTCAGCCCTGTTCCGCATTATGAGCGTTTGCTGGATAAAACAACCGCCCATATTTATAACGCTGATCCCTTGACAGTGTCGCCCTCCCAACCGTTGAGCAGAGTGCTTCAGATGATTGTTGAATCTCAAGCACGGAGTTTTCCGGTGGTGAATGCGGACCAGGAAATTCTGGGCATCATTTCACGGCATGATGTGGTGGTGCGCCTGATGCCTGAATATCAGAATTTATCCCTGCTGTAAATAATTTGGTGATGAAATCCTGTGGCCCGCCACGATGTCATCCCCGTGAAAACGGGGATCCAGGAGTGCGCCGATGGATTCCGTGTCAAGCACGGAATGACACCGTGCGAGGACTTGAAGCGGTTGCCGTCACCAGAAAATTTACAGCAACAATTTATCCTGATCGGAGATTTTTGTGAAAACAGGCTTGTATCTGGATTCTGTGTTTTTGCGACATGAAACAGGATTATACCATCCGGAACGAGCCATGCGTCTTACCAGTGTGGAAGAACGACTGAAACAGGATCCGGGACTCAAAGGCTTTGAACTCAGAAAAGCGAGAAAAGCTGAACGCTGGGAAATCGCCCTGCTGCATGCGCCCCACTATATTGAACAATTCGCCTCCGCAACCTGGTGGGGACAGAAATGGTTTGGCAGTGAGGACTGTACTATTTCAGAAAACACCTATGAAGCGGCCTGCCATGCGGTAGGGTGTGTGATTGACGCTGTGACCGAAGTTGCGGCCAATCATCTCGATAACGCTTTTTGCGCGGTACGTCCACCCGGTCATCATGCGGAACGGAACAAGGCAATGGGTTTCTGTTTTTTTAACAATGTGGCCCTGGGAGCAGAATTTCTGGTCAGCCAACTGGGCTTCAAACGGGTGTTGATTTTTGATTTTGATGTGCATCATGGCAATGGCACCCAGCACTTGTTTGAAGAACGATCCGATGTGTTTTATGCCAGCATCCATCAGGACCCCAAAACATGCTATCCGGGAACAGGCTATGAAATTGAGCAGGGCAAGGGACCGGGGTTGGGATATACACTCAATTGTCCCATGCCACCGCATTCAGAGGATGTGGCGTATCTCGAAAAATTTGAAACGCGCCTGTTGCCGGCTTTTCATGAGTATAAACCCGATTTTGTCATGATTTCAGCGGGGTTTGATGCCCACAAGG is drawn from SAR324 cluster bacterium and contains these coding sequences:
- a CDS encoding HAMP domain-containing protein; this translates as MKNMKLGLKIGLGFGMVIMLSVALGGVAVWNMNSVVDRAQVLADGYAPEVAVANQVERNAWQTRITMREYLLGFNPEYLKKARDNISLVFKNLDEAQELARKETYLVKLREQATTAYNETKNYENGMNDAEKAINTILEVRTRQDAAAADFMKNCNDYLETQNTAAFASANKNDMNDVTERIRKNIHINNVIDLGNAVRLANANGQLMDNETLITNVMGNFDKIEDELRKLDPITRNTENIRQIANIRKSGAEYKKAMQELLVAMVKVDELRDSMMQEGIKVIGAASSTSDAGIHETNNIADEAYANLKSAASTVIIGLVVAVIIGLLIAIFLTRLVTVPIFAGVKFATDLSKGDLTTQLDVHQGDEIGQLADAMREMATQLKDIVGTVKSASDNVSSGSQELSSSAQGLSQGATEQAASVEEVSSSMEQMSANIQQNADNAQQTDKIATKASTDALESGNAVTKAVGAMKEIASKISIIEEIARQTNLLALNAAIEAARAGEHGKGFAVVASEVRKLAERSQSAAGEITKLSQSSTAISEQAGEMLTQLVPDIQKTAELVQEINASSNEQRSGAEQINQAIQQLDRVVQQNASASEQMASTAEELSSQAVQLQEAMSFFRLDERGSRKPAAKTVAKKPQTQIAHIPPKSKPLAIPAKTHKAAPPAETGGSKGSGIQLNLHDDTDDHEFERF
- a CDS encoding purine-binding chemotaxis protein CheW — protein: MMTEDITQTQYLTFVLDSEEFALEIGKVREVLEVTSITKVPQMPGFMCGVINLRGSVVPVIDMRMKFGLHQTEMTVNTCIIIVEILIGKERTIIGAMVDSVKEVMEIEPSQIQPPPKIGTKLDTEFIKGMGKHNEGFLILLDIDRVFSVDELSMVSGLSGADAEMVM
- a CDS encoding endonuclease domain-containing protein, which gives rise to MGKNIIPYNPKLKEFAKELRKNSTLSEVLLWSRLKSRQMRGYTFNRQKPLDQYIVDFYCKPLNLVIEIDGWSHDEKYNSDMRRQKHLESFGLHILRFHDHTVKENIENVLMAIDGWIQQTEKTSH
- a CDS encoding CBS domain-containing protein; protein product: MHRFISLTVESAMTTDVRGITLETSLKEIGQIFEETGFHMLPVLEGKHLLGVVSEYDFLRAFIFSNLSPVPHYERLLDKTTAHIYNADPLTVSPSQPLSRVLQMIVESQARSFPVVNADQEILGIISRHDVVVRLMPEYQNLSLL
- a CDS encoding histone deacetylase, with amino-acid sequence MKTGLYLDSVFLRHETGLYHPERAMRLTSVEERLKQDPGLKGFELRKARKAERWEIALLHAPHYIEQFASATWWGQKWFGSEDCTISENTYEAACHAVGCVIDAVTEVAANHLDNAFCAVRPPGHHAERNKAMGFCFFNNVALGAEFLVSQLGFKRVLIFDFDVHHGNGTQHLFEERSDVFYASIHQDPKTCYPGTGYEIEQGKGPGLGYTLNCPMPPHSEDVAYLEKFETRLLPAFHEYKPDFVMISAGFDAHKDDPLANINLSRHCFDTFTVAMKKIADQYAGGKLVSVLEGGYSLNALAECVSSHVTILKDGPSRIPHPSLKEIIQEVWKRWHTPSKKKAWI